One window of Populus nigra chromosome 5, ddPopNigr1.1, whole genome shotgun sequence genomic DNA carries:
- the LOC133693658 gene encoding signal recognition particle 9 kDa protein-like: MVYITSWDDFVDRSVQLFRADPDSTRYVMKYRHCDGKLVLKVTDNKECLKFKTDQAQDVKKMEKLNNLFFTLMSRGPDADVSEVTGKEQTEARAGKKGRGRKQ, from the exons ATGGTTTACATAACTTCGTGGGACGACTTCGTTGACCGATCCGTGCAACTGTTCCGTGCCGATCCCGATTCT ACGCGGTATGTAATGAAGTACAGACACTGTGATGGCAAGTTGGTTCTCAAGGTCACCGACAACAAAGAG TGTCTTAAGTTCAAGACAGACCAGGCACAGGATGTTAAGAAGATGGAGAAGCTGAACAACCTATTCTTTACTTTGATGTCTAGGGGCCCCGATG CGGATGTTTCAGAAGTTACAGGGAAAGAGCAGACAGAAGCACGGGCAGGGAAGAAAGGGAGGGGAAGGAAACAATAA